A section of the Hevea brasiliensis isolate MT/VB/25A 57/8 chromosome 17, ASM3005281v1, whole genome shotgun sequence genome encodes:
- the LOC110669659 gene encoding uncharacterized protein LOC110669659 — TSTLHIAGSATYPLLPHQADTALATKTTTKFAPSPITQADVVVLPPAPVSLLTPPNSIGLVACLQAGQPNRVRSFTHVEGNYALHVGIPLSSFLFQDIVCLLSHEIFVALGREFHISLGRTVPVRVHQVDSVIAMVRRSFILFISQIQPVISFSAYAF, encoded by the exons ACGTCGACGCTTCACATTGCGGGTTCGGCGACATACCCACTTCTCCCCCATCAAGCGGATACCGCTCTTGCCACAAAAACGACCACCAAATTTGCCCCAAGTCCAATTACGCAAGCGGATGTCGTAGTTTTGCCACCTGCTCCTGTATCACTTCTCACACCACCCAATTCAATCG GACTCGTGGCTTGCTTGCAAGCTGGCCAGCCAAATCGAGTGAGGAGCTTTACCCATGTTGAAGGAAACTATGCTTTGCACGTTGGCATTCCTCTCTCTAGTTTCCTGTTTCAAGATATTGTCTGTTTGTT ATCACATGAAATCTTTGTTGCATTAGGAAGAGAGTTCCACATTAGCTTGGGAAGAACTGTCCCAGTCCGAGTGCATCAGGTTGATTCAGTAATTGCAATGGTTCGCAGGAGCTTCATTTTGTTCATCAGTCAGATTCAGCCAGTGATCTCTTTCTCTGCCTATGCATTCTAG
- the LOC110669658 gene encoding ankyrin repeat-containing protein BDA1 has product MLTPTLAKIIVFPSSKEHHINTMDARLLEAAQCGDINYLQQLLRENPLILDSIALLSTENLLNVALVTGNVSFVKEVIRLKPHFAKELNQDGFSPMHMAAANGHVEIVKELNEVNPNLCRLEGREQRTPLHYAAIKGRVEVISVLLGSCPECIDSVTVERETALHLAVKNNQFQATKTLVEWIRENNRDDVFNMIDEQGSTVLHLAIWKKQRQVIELLLDNRTSPGSLEVNAMNHYGLTALDVLLMSPSEAGDREIVEMLLDAEAMRGRDITLSNIPYNQTFTNSPTAPETDRSQLGGMVEYFKFKRGRDSPSTARSTLLVIVVLVATATFQVGVNPPGGVWQDTYTTGQNNNTSNIKPHNAGESVLGTTNLIAFDLFVFFNTVGFSVSLFMITILTSRFPLQFELQICLVAMYLHLK; this is encoded by the exons ATGCTAACACCAACTCTAGCCAAGATAATCGTGTTCCCTTCTAGCAAAGAGCACCATATCAATACAATGGATGCAAGATTATTAGAGGCTGCTCAATGTGGAGACATCAATTACTTACAACAACTGCTGAGAGAAAACCCACTCATCCTTGACAGCATTGCACTGTTGTCCACTGAGAATCTCCTTAATGTCGCTCTGGTAACTGGAAACGTTAGCTTTGTCAAGGAGGTTATAAGGTTAAAGCCTCATTTtgccaaagaattaaatcaagatGGCTTTAGCCCCATGCATATGGCAGCAGCTAATGGCCATGTAGAGATTGTAAAGGAGCTGAACGAAGTTAACCCCAACCTTTGCCGGTTAGAGGGAAGAGAACAAAGGACTCCTCTTCATTACGCAGCCATCAAAGGGAGGGTTGAGGTAATCAGCGTTTTGCTTGGCAGTTGTCCTGAATGTATCGATTCTGTGACAGTTGAAAGAGAGACTGCTTTGCATCTTGCTGTTAAGAACAACCAATTTCAAGCAACAAAGACATTGGTAGAGTGGATCAGAGAAAATAACAGGGATGATGTGTTCAATATGATAGATGAACAAGGCAGTACAGTCCTGCACCTCGCAATCTGGAAAAAACAACGCCAG GTGATAGAATTGTTACTTGACAACAGAACAAGTCCAGGCTCACTGGAAGTAAATGCCATGAACCATTACGGCCTCACTGCGCTAGATGTGCTACTAATGTCCCCAAGTGAAGCAGGTGATcgagaaattgttgagatgctTCTAGATGCTGAAGCTATGAGAGGAAGAGATATTACCCTTTCAAACATTCCTTATAATCAAACCTTTACCAACAGCCCCACAGCCCCAGAAACAGATCGATCACAGCTAGGTGGCATGGTAGAGTACTTCAAGTTTAAGAGGGGTAGAGACTCTCCAAGCACAGCTCGCAGCACACTACTAGTTATAGTTGTTCTGGTTGCAACTGCCACATTCCAAGTTGGTGTTAACCCTCCAGGAGGTGTCTGGCAAGATACATACACAACAGGCCAGAACAATAACACCAGCAACATCAAACCACACAATGCAGGTGAGTCCGTTTTGGGCACAACAAATTTAATTGCATTTGACCTCTTCGTGTTTTTCAATACTGTGGGGTTTTCAGTGTCCCTCTTCATGATCACCATCCTGACAAGCAGATTCCCCTTACAGTTTGAACTGCAAATATGTTTGGTTGCAATGTATTTACacctaaaataa